One stretch of Oncorhynchus clarkii lewisi isolate Uvic-CL-2024 chromosome 3, UVic_Ocla_1.0, whole genome shotgun sequence DNA includes these proteins:
- the LOC139406193 gene encoding oligodendrocyte transcription factor 1 yields the protein MNVLPNPMIRSHQDQPLPLCSPDPYLQDFSSWYPPGLGADHENRLGAMGALIGRERPGKPPMELRRKINSRERKRMQDLNVAMDALREVMVPYASSSPSSSSSSQGPHCNQQQLGPQPGRRLSKISTLVLARNYILLLGLSLQEMRRLLGEVSVGVGVNARPVPRLLLAGGWPLLTGPSQLLLSSESLLTSASSSKCPLLPSGHLEGHMVPVQWGSAGVPGGPLCPCVVFSHPSPGPRFPK from the exons ATGAACGTTCTACCTAACCCCATGATCAGGTCTCACCAGGAccagcctcttcctctctgctccccAGATCCCTACCTCCAGGATTTCTCCTCCTGGTATCCCCCAGGGCTAGGTGCTGATCATGAGAACAGGCTGGGGGCCATGGGGGCACTAATTGGGCGTGAGAGACCAGGAAAACCCCCAATGGAGCTGAGGAGGAAGATCAACAGccgggagaggaagaggatgcagGACCTGAACGTCGCCATGGACGCTCTGAGGGAGGTGATGGTGCCTTacgcttcctcctctccttcctcttcgtCCTCCTCCCAGGGGCCACACTGCAACCAGCAGCAGCTAGGACCCCAACCCGGACGCAGGCTCTCCAAGATCTCTACCTTGGTCCTCGCCCGTAACTATATTCTCCTCCTTGGCTTGTCTCTGCAGGAGATGCGTCGGCTCCTTGGGGAGGTCAGTGTTGGGGTGGGGGTTAACGCAAGGCCCGTCCCCAGGCTGCTCCTGGCCGGGGGGTGGCCCCTTTTAACCGGCCCCAGTCAGCTACTCCTTTCCTCCGAGTCTCTCCTgacctctgcctcctcctccaaGTGTCCTCTTCTGCCCTCTGGCCACTTGGAGGGCCACATGGTCCCGGTGCAGTGGGGCTCAGCTGGGGTTCCTGGAGGGCCACTCTGCCCCTGTGTGGT GTTCAGCCACCCTAGCCCTGGACCCAGGTTCCCAAAGTGA